A genome region from Geobacter pickeringii includes the following:
- a CDS encoding diguanylate cyclase domain-containing protein — MGMSIPPFSATELEQIPLFRFVPLECIEGILEHCSVTELDGGERYEPSLPLDRGLHLLLSGRLSLHYDVRETADPLLLEPGDIIGETFAAGEPGVPCLLVTTEPSRIMVMEEDLIWSLAQASHAAACNLLGVLLRRRHDPQRENFTGTIREYALHDQGIVDPLTGFQTRRWLERILERQEARSAANGRPLSFVMVDIDRFRGFNETHGRLGGDRALHAVAKTVRNYLRPTELVARYGGDAFAILLPETDADTARMIAERLRQRMLDTVIDLQDGRLLPPLSISAGYASYDEGMERGDLVTAALAALERAKASGGNTVSA; from the coding sequence ATGGGCATGAGCATCCCCCCCTTCAGCGCCACGGAACTGGAACAGATTCCGCTCTTCCGGTTCGTCCCCCTCGAATGCATCGAGGGGATCCTGGAGCATTGCAGCGTCACGGAGCTTGACGGAGGGGAGCGTTACGAACCGTCCCTCCCCCTGGACCGTGGCCTTCACCTCCTCCTTTCCGGCCGCTTGTCCCTCCACTACGACGTCCGGGAGACCGCCGACCCGCTCCTTCTGGAGCCGGGGGACATCATCGGCGAAACCTTTGCCGCCGGCGAACCGGGGGTGCCGTGCCTCCTGGTGACAACGGAGCCCTCCCGGATCATGGTAATGGAGGAAGACCTCATCTGGTCCCTCGCCCAGGCATCCCACGCCGCCGCCTGCAACCTCCTCGGGGTTCTGCTCCGGCGCCGCCACGACCCGCAGCGCGAGAACTTCACCGGCACCATCCGCGAATACGCCCTCCACGACCAGGGAATCGTCGACCCCCTCACCGGATTCCAGACCCGGCGGTGGCTCGAACGGATCCTGGAGCGCCAGGAGGCCCGGTCGGCAGCCAACGGCCGACCCCTCTCCTTCGTCATGGTCGACATCGACCGGTTCCGCGGCTTCAACGAGACCCACGGCCGCCTCGGCGGCGACCGGGCACTCCATGCCGTGGCAAAGACCGTGCGCAACTACCTCCGCCCCACGGAACTCGTGGCCCGCTACGGAGGGGACGCCTTTGCCATCCTCCTTCCCGAAACCGACGCCGACACGGCCCGCATGATCGCCGAGCGTCTCCGCCAGCGGATGCTCGACACCGTCATCGACCTCCAGGACGGCCGCCTGCTCCCCCCCCTCTCCATCTCCGCCGGCTATGCGTCCTACGACGAGGGGATGGAGCGCGGCGACCTGGTGACGGCAGCCCTCGCCGCCCTGGAACGGGCCAAGGCCAGCGGGGGAAACACCGTCTCCGCCTGA
- a CDS encoding beta-class carbonic anhydrase translates to MTLLDSILDANKTFVRPGAFPPLPKNPKKQFAIFTCMDTRLVDFLEPAMGIKRGDAKVIKNAGNTIIDPYGGVMRSLVAAVFMLGVEEIFVIGHQDCGMASVDATDLKRRMIGRGIDPAAIETQVPDLAQWMGAFSCPEENVARVVSVIRGNPLIPKDVPVHGLIFCPNDGHLDVVVRGY, encoded by the coding sequence ATGACCCTTCTCGACTCGATCCTCGACGCGAACAAGACGTTCGTCCGCCCCGGAGCGTTCCCCCCCCTTCCGAAGAACCCGAAGAAGCAGTTTGCCATCTTCACCTGTATGGACACCCGCCTCGTGGACTTTCTCGAACCAGCCATGGGAATCAAACGGGGCGACGCCAAGGTCATCAAGAACGCCGGCAACACGATCATCGACCCTTACGGCGGCGTGATGCGGAGCCTCGTGGCGGCCGTTTTCATGCTCGGGGTCGAGGAGATCTTCGTCATCGGCCACCAGGACTGCGGTATGGCCTCCGTGGATGCCACGGACCTGAAGCGGCGGATGATCGGCCGGGGGATCGATCCCGCGGCGATCGAGACCCAGGTCCCCGACCTCGCCCAGTGGATGGGGGCCTTTTCCTGCCCCGAAGAGAACGTGGCCCGCGTGGTGTCGGTCATCCGCGGAAATCCGCTGATTCCGAAGGACGTACCGGTCCACGGCCTGATCTTCTGCCCCAACGACGGCCACCTGGATGTCGTGGTGCGGGGCTACTGA
- a CDS encoding OmpA family protein, which yields MKKMAIVCLLLLTGLATSASAEVRAGSFTVEPFVGGYTFDGIEHLRTRPIYGIRGGYNFTRNLGLEGLFHYNATELTRVGGDNDTKAYSYRLEGLYHFMPENRLVPFVALGFGGITVDYPSNLGSPYEDRTNAVFGWGGGLKYYLTDMIALRGDARHLLVTNRSTSNWEYTVGVNFQFGGEQAAPKAAVPPPAPVPAPMVEPAPAPAPPPPPAPAPAPKEMVKYCIPLKIEFDIDKADIRPQYHEEIGRVADFMKKYPTTTAVIEGHTDNVGTSEHNMELSQRRADSVVTYLVDKYGIERSRLSAKGYGYSRPVADNATEEGRQKNRRMEAVIDCALIDAEQYARLPKYLCISMNIEFDTDQAVVKPMYDEKIATVADFLKKHPTTTAVLEGHTDNVGAADYNMKLSQRRAEAVVNYLVDKFGIERSRLSAKGYGETRPVGYNTDPAGRAMNRRVDAVIDCAVE from the coding sequence ATGAAAAAGATGGCGATAGTTTGTCTGTTGCTGCTGACAGGTCTGGCCACCTCGGCTTCCGCCGAAGTCAGGGCCGGCTCGTTCACCGTGGAGCCGTTTGTGGGGGGATACACCTTTGACGGGATCGAGCACCTGCGAACCCGGCCCATCTACGGGATCCGGGGGGGGTACAACTTCACCAGGAACCTGGGGCTCGAAGGGCTTTTCCACTACAATGCCACGGAGCTGACCCGGGTCGGGGGAGATAACGACACCAAGGCGTACAGCTACCGCCTCGAAGGACTCTATCACTTCATGCCCGAGAACCGGCTCGTGCCGTTTGTCGCCCTCGGCTTCGGCGGGATCACCGTCGATTATCCGTCGAATCTCGGCTCCCCCTATGAAGACCGGACCAATGCGGTCTTCGGCTGGGGGGGCGGTCTCAAGTACTACCTGACCGACATGATCGCCCTGCGGGGCGACGCCCGGCACCTGCTGGTCACGAACCGCTCCACGAGCAACTGGGAGTACACCGTTGGCGTGAACTTCCAGTTCGGCGGCGAGCAGGCCGCTCCCAAGGCTGCGGTGCCTCCTCCCGCTCCCGTACCCGCTCCGATGGTGGAACCGGCCCCCGCACCGGCCCCGCCACCGCCGCCGGCACCTGCACCCGCGCCGAAGGAGATGGTCAAGTACTGCATCCCGCTCAAGATCGAGTTCGACATCGACAAGGCTGATATCCGGCCCCAGTACCACGAAGAGATCGGCCGGGTCGCCGACTTCATGAAGAAGTACCCGACCACCACGGCGGTCATTGAGGGGCACACCGACAACGTCGGCACCTCCGAGCACAACATGGAGCTCTCCCAGCGGCGGGCCGACAGCGTCGTGACCTACCTGGTGGACAAATACGGCATCGAGAGATCGCGCCTCTCGGCCAAGGGGTACGGCTACAGCCGCCCCGTCGCCGACAACGCCACGGAGGAGGGACGCCAGAAGAACCGCCGCATGGAGGCGGTCATCGACTGCGCCCTCATCGATGCCGAGCAGTACGCCCGCCTTCCCAAGTACCTCTGCATCAGCATGAACATCGAGTTCGACACCGACCAGGCCGTCGTCAAGCCGATGTATGACGAAAAGATCGCCACGGTGGCCGATTTCCTGAAGAAGCACCCGACCACCACCGCGGTCCTCGAAGGGCACACCGACAACGTCGGCGCTGCCGACTACAACATGAAGCTCTCCCAGCGCCGGGCTGAGGCGGTCGTGAACTACCTGGTGGATAAGTTCGGCATCGAGCGCTCGCGCCTCTCCGCCAAGGGGTATGGCGAGACCAGACCCGTCGGCTACAACACCGACCCGGCGGGACGGGCGATGAACCGCCGCGTCGACGCGGTGATAGACTGCGCCGTCGAATAG
- a CDS encoding tetratricopeptide repeat protein, producing the protein MEGSAHPQGTTAAGKNITALLAALVFAVSAAAYAITLRNGFVWDDVGTLTDGTAATVRNLWEVIVRGIGGPVEGIGYYRPLIGILNTLVRIVFGDDPRGFHLLNVAVHAAVATASFGVLLRLLAGNGPATRRDGVISCAGALLFSLHPVHAESVAWASGITDPAYSFFYLSAFYFYLAALGEHTRPPRRTAFSLVSLACFLVATLAKEPALTLPLLLMAHDGAFPERLHVRSLTEFLKRHGPYLAVAALALLLRAHALAGLHLGGESQHLPLAGDGRTLDTVGYAINALPLFVKYLGTLLLPVNLSAYYEVRLISSLAEPAALLSLLATLCFIAFSGVAWHRNRPLFFALAAMTIPLLPALNFRATGTTAFAERYLYLPSFGFVLALVFPAADLWRKNAQSARYLAAAGAGILVAYAAITIPRGAVWRDNYTLWADTVRKFPNSGMVHYNLAYELKQRGELREAIAQYRTAIDLSPGLADAHMNLGNIYAQTGFPGMAIDEYRATLRIRPNYGDAFFNLGRTCFVQGKTRESIDALSRAVAITPDNPMAHNTLGMAYQQAGAPDKAREEFLAAVRLNPGESRYRVNLDAAIQRHN; encoded by the coding sequence ATGGAAGGATCCGCTCACCCGCAGGGCACGACAGCGGCCGGAAAGAACATAACAGCCCTCCTGGCGGCACTGGTCTTCGCCGTCTCCGCGGCAGCCTACGCCATCACCCTACGCAATGGCTTCGTTTGGGACGATGTGGGAACGCTGACCGACGGTACCGCCGCCACGGTCCGCAACCTGTGGGAGGTGATCGTCCGGGGGATTGGCGGTCCCGTCGAGGGAATCGGCTATTACCGCCCCCTGATCGGCATCCTCAACACCCTGGTCCGGATCGTCTTCGGGGACGACCCCCGGGGGTTCCACCTGCTGAATGTGGCAGTGCATGCCGCGGTTGCAACGGCGTCGTTCGGGGTTCTGCTTCGGCTCCTGGCGGGCAACGGGCCGGCAACCAGGCGCGATGGCGTCATCTCGTGCGCCGGCGCCCTCCTCTTTTCCCTCCACCCCGTCCACGCCGAGTCCGTGGCATGGGCGTCGGGAATAACCGATCCGGCGTACTCGTTCTTCTATCTCAGCGCCTTCTACTTCTACCTCGCAGCCCTCGGGGAGCACACCCGCCCGCCACGCCGGACCGCGTTCTCCCTCGTCTCGCTCGCCTGCTTCCTCGTGGCGACCCTCGCCAAGGAACCGGCGCTCACCCTGCCATTGCTTCTGATGGCCCACGACGGCGCCTTTCCGGAGCGGCTCCACGTCCGCTCCCTGACCGAGTTCCTCAAGCGCCACGGCCCCTACCTGGCGGTGGCGGCCCTCGCCCTGCTGCTGCGTGCCCACGCCCTGGCAGGCCTCCACCTCGGAGGAGAAAGCCAGCACCTCCCCCTTGCCGGCGACGGCCGAACGCTCGACACCGTCGGATATGCCATAAACGCCCTCCCCCTCTTTGTGAAATACCTCGGAACCCTTCTCCTGCCTGTCAACCTCTCCGCGTATTACGAGGTTCGCCTGATCAGCTCTCTGGCGGAACCCGCGGCTCTGCTCTCGCTTCTGGCCACGCTCTGCTTCATTGCGTTCTCGGGAGTCGCATGGCACAGGAACCGCCCCCTCTTCTTCGCCCTTGCCGCAATGACCATTCCGCTCCTTCCGGCACTCAACTTTCGCGCCACGGGAACCACTGCCTTCGCGGAACGCTACCTCTACCTTCCCTCCTTCGGGTTCGTTCTCGCCCTCGTCTTCCCGGCCGCAGATCTGTGGCGGAAGAACGCGCAGAGTGCACGGTACCTCGCCGCGGCCGGTGCCGGGATCCTGGTTGCTTATGCGGCGATCACCATCCCCCGCGGCGCCGTCTGGCGGGACAACTACACCCTCTGGGCCGATACTGTCAGAAAGTTCCCCAACAGCGGCATGGTCCATTACAACCTGGCGTACGAGCTGAAGCAGAGGGGTGAGCTGCGGGAGGCAATCGCCCAGTACCGGACCGCCATCGACCTGAGCCCCGGCCTGGCCGATGCCCACATGAACCTCGGAAACATCTACGCGCAGACGGGATTTCCGGGCATGGCGATCGACGAATACCGGGCGACACTCCGCATCAGGCCGAACTACGGGGATGCTTTTTTCAATCTCGGCAGGACCTGCTTCGTCCAGGGAAAGACCCGGGAGTCAATCGACGCCCTCTCCCGGGCCGTGGCCATCACCCCGGACAACCCGATGGCCCACAACACTCTCGGCATGGCCTACCAGCAGGCTGGAGCGCCGGACAAGGCACGGGAAGAGTTCCTGGCAGCCGTCCGGCTGAACCCCGGGGAAAGCCGCTACCGCGTCAATCTCGACGCCGCTATCCAACGGCACAACTGA